The Psychroflexus sp. ALD_RP9 region TGACATTTTATACCAAACGGGAATACGGCGTCAAGAACTTTTAAATTTAGACAGATCATCAATAGACTTCAATTCAGGTCAATTAAAAATATTAGGAAAACGTAATAAAGAGCGCTATATACCAATTAAGCCAAGTCTTACTAATTTGATTAATGATTATATGCAGCTTTTAAAAGATGAATCAGTAAAAAGTAATAAATTAATATTGACTAATACCTATCAAGCCGCTTATCCTAATCTTATTTACCGTATCGTTCAAACTTATTTTAAACGCGTATCAGCAAAGCAAAAATGTAGTCCACATATAATTCGTCATTCTTTTGCTACACATTTATTAGAAAACGGTGCCGATTTAATAGCGATTAAAGAGTTGATGGGGCATAGTAGTTTGGCCTCAACACAGCATTATACAAAGACAAATATGTCGCGTTTAAAAACAATAATTAATACCAAGCATCCAAGGTCAAAAAAGGATAAATAAAATTATTTAAAAAAACTCAGAAAAATATTTTTTTGATATTAATAAAGATTATATATTTGCCACCCGTTAAACAAATGTTGTTTGATATATTGAAATTGCCGATGTAGCTCAGCTGGCTAGAGCAGCTGATTTGTAATCAGCAGGTCGTGGGTTCGAGTCCCTCCATCGGCTCTCAATTTAAAATTGGGGAGATACTCAAGCGGTCAACGAGGACAGACTGTAAATCTGTTGCCCTAGGCTTCGTAGGTTCGAATCCTACTCTCCCCACTACCAAGTCGGTATGACTAATTTATTTAAGCGGGAGTAGCTCAGTTGGTAGAGCGTCAGCCTTCCAAGCTGAATGTCGCCAGTTCGAACCTGGTCTCCCGCTCTAAATAATTAGCCGACGTAGCTCAGGGGTAGAGCGTTTCCTTGGTAAGGAAGAGGCCACGGGTTCAAATCCCGTCGTTGGCTCTTTTAAGTCTCAAAACATAAGTTTTGAAGGCTTTTTGTGGTTAATTAAATTGAACACTATATATAAACTAAGATTATTAAATAATTTACTACTATGGCAAAGGAAAATTTTGATCGTTCCAAACCGCACTTAAATATAGGTACGCTTGGTCATGTCGATCACGGAAAAACAACTTTAACTGCAGCTATTACTAAGGTACTTGCTGATAAGGGTTATTCGGAAGCTAGTGCTTTTGATCAGATTGATAATGCTCCGGAAGAAAAAGAGAGAGGTATTACTATTAATTCATCTCACGTAGAGTATGCTACTAAAGATCGTCATTACGCACACGTAGATTGTCCTGGTCACGCCGATTACGTAAAGAACATGGTAACTGGTGCTGCTCAGATGGATGGTGCTATTTTGGTTGTTGCTGCTACTGATGGACCAATGCCACAGACTCGTGAGCATATATTATTAGGGCGTCAAGTTGGTATTCCAAAAATTGTGGTTTTCTTGAATAAAGTTGACTTAGTTGATGATGAGGAATTATTAGAGCTTGTAGAAATGGAAGTTAGAGATTTACTTTCTTTTTATGAGTATGATGGTGATAATGCTCCGGTAATTTCAGGTTCAGCTTTAGGTGCTTTAGAAGGTGATGAAAAATGGGCTGATAAAGTAATGGAGTTGATGGATGCTGTTGATTCTTGGATTGAGCAGCCAGAAAGAGATGTTGATAAAGCATTTTTAATGCCAATTGAAGACGTATTCTCAATTACT contains the following coding sequences:
- a CDS encoding tyrosine-type recombinase/integrase encodes the protein MLNKFFEYLEFEKKYAKHTLVAYQSDLRAFTEFLKTEFDTDQLTSVSYPLIRSWIIHLSELNYSTSSINRKLTAVKAYYNFLLKLGEITVNPMQKHKALKQAKKQQLAFSKTEVSEVMKVFDTSTFSGTRDQLVVDILYQTGIRRQELLNLDRSSIDFNSGQLKILGKRNKERYIPIKPSLTNLINDYMQLLKDESVKSNKLILTNTYQAAYPNLIYRIVQTYFKRVSAKQKCSPHIIRHSFATHLLENGADLIAIKELMGHSSLASTQHYTKTNMSRLKTIINTKHPRSKKDK
- the tuf gene encoding elongation factor Tu; protein product: MAKENFDRSKPHLNIGTLGHVDHGKTTLTAAITKVLADKGYSEASAFDQIDNAPEEKERGITINSSHVEYATKDRHYAHVDCPGHADYVKNMVTGAAQMDGAILVVAATDGPMPQTREHILLGRQVGIPKIVVFLNKVDLVDDEELLELVEMEVRDLLSFYEYDGDNAPVISGSALGALEGDEKWADKVMELMDAVDSWIEQPERDVDKAFLMPIEDVFSITGRGTVATGRIETGVANTGDAVEIIGMGADKLKSTITGVEMFRKILDRGEAGDNVGILLRGIEKTQISRGMVITTPGSVTPHAKFKAEVYILKKEEGGRHTPFHNNYRPQFYVRTTDVTGTISLPDGVEMVMPGDNLTITVELLQPIALNDGLRFAIREGGRTVGAGQVTQILD